Proteins from a genomic interval of Hornefia porci:
- the rpmA gene encoding 50S ribosomal protein L27 — protein sequence MASKKGVGSSKNGRESESKRLGVKTGDGQFVTAGSILVRQRGTKLHPGNNVGIGGDDTLFAKIDGAVKFERKDKTRKQVSVYPKEA from the coding sequence ATGGCAAGTAAAAAGGGAGTAGGAAGCTCTAAGAACGGTCGTGAGTCCGAGTCCAAACGTTTAGGCGTCAAGACTGGTGACGGTCAGTTCGTTACAGCAGGAAGCATTCTGGTAAGACAGAGAGGCACCAAGCTTCATCCAGGCAATAATGTGGGAATCGGCGGTGATGATACGCTGTTCGCCAAGATTGACGGCGCTGTAAAATTTGAGAGAAAAGACAAGACCAGAAAACAGGTCAGTGTCTATCCGAAGGAAGCATAA
- a CDS encoding TIGR03960 family B12-binding radical SAM protein encodes MSESRRLTEKDCFEYFKKYRTPRHVIAHCEAVSETAVRIAEELNRHGYDLDIGLIRYAGLIHDVARLQEHHEQVAADMLEADGYHDEAAIVRVHMFYKFGDINRISETDLVCLGDRLVREDEYVGLDKRVDYLIHKKGENPERTRHLLAAREVTRRYMDQIEAVIGRTVDSLFRPPLDYLLKQVEKPARYIGNEVNIVVKDPAETELRFAFAFPDMYEIGMSYMGLQIIYNLVNKMEKVCCERVFAPAPDMEALMRRENYPLFTLETKTPCREMDLLGFTLQYEMSFTNILNMLELSEIPLRSDDRSERDPLVIAGGPCAFNPEPLADFIDLFLIGDGEEALPEFLELIRECRKQGLSREETLKRAAGLSGVYVPSFYEPVYDASGIILEYKKKWDGAPDRVRKAIVSDLNHAEYPVNNIVPLIETVHDRAVVETFRGCTRGCRFCQAGMIYRPVRERSRENILRIAAEQLKRTGHDELALLSLSTSDYSDFEGLAMDLTKYCRERNVSLSLPSLRLDSFSFQVLEEIQKYKKSGLTFAPEAGTQRLRDVINKGITEEDIYSAVEQAIELGWRHVKLYFMIGLPSETDADLDGIAEIAKNIIAIHKRSGRGGRFSVTVSISNFVPKAHTPFQWFPQNSTEEFKRKHDYLTERLRIKGVTYNYHDDAVSTCEAVFARGDRRCGQLLLNAHRAGCRFDGWSEYFDRDKWDELLRSWDVDYRFYTERERSLDEVFPWDVIDSGVTKEFLLRENRRAEQAVTTADCRSGCSGCGVNQYTDCSQEGSHV; translated from the coding sequence ATGTCAGAGTCCAGACGACTTACGGAAAAAGACTGCTTTGAATATTTTAAGAAATACAGAACACCCCGGCACGTCATCGCTCACTGCGAGGCGGTGAGTGAAACGGCGGTGAGAATCGCGGAGGAACTGAACCGCCACGGATATGATCTGGATATCGGACTGATCCGGTACGCCGGTCTTATTCACGATGTCGCGCGTCTGCAGGAGCATCACGAGCAGGTCGCGGCAGACATGCTGGAGGCGGACGGCTATCACGATGAGGCTGCAATCGTTCGGGTCCATATGTTTTATAAGTTCGGGGATATCAACCGGATCAGCGAGACAGATCTCGTGTGTCTCGGCGACCGCCTCGTCCGTGAGGATGAGTATGTGGGTCTGGACAAAAGAGTCGATTACCTGATTCACAAAAAAGGTGAGAATCCGGAGAGGACGCGGCACCTCCTGGCGGCCAGAGAAGTGACGCGCAGATATATGGATCAGATCGAGGCCGTGATCGGACGTACTGTAGACAGCCTGTTCCGTCCTCCGCTGGATTATCTGCTGAAGCAGGTGGAGAAGCCGGCGCGCTATATCGGAAATGAAGTGAACATCGTCGTGAAGGATCCCGCCGAGACCGAACTGCGTTTCGCCTTCGCGTTTCCGGACATGTACGAGATCGGGATGTCGTACATGGGCCTGCAGATCATCTACAACCTTGTAAACAAAATGGAAAAGGTGTGCTGCGAAAGGGTTTTTGCGCCCGCGCCGGATATGGAGGCGCTGATGCGCCGGGAGAATTATCCTTTGTTCACGCTGGAAACAAAGACTCCCTGCCGGGAGATGGATCTCCTGGGCTTCACGCTGCAGTATGAAATGTCGTTCACCAATATCCTCAATATGCTGGAACTGTCAGAAATTCCTCTGCGTTCCGATGACCGGAGCGAGAGGGATCCGCTGGTGATTGCCGGAGGGCCCTGTGCCTTCAATCCAGAGCCTCTTGCGGATTTCATCGACCTGTTTCTGATCGGCGACGGAGAGGAAGCGCTTCCGGAATTTCTGGAGCTTATTCGTGAATGCCGGAAGCAGGGGCTGTCCCGGGAGGAAACGCTGAAACGCGCCGCGGGACTTTCGGGCGTTTATGTTCCGTCCTTCTATGAGCCGGTTTACGATGCGTCGGGAATCATTCTCGAATACAAAAAAAAGTGGGACGGAGCGCCTGACCGGGTACGCAAGGCGATCGTCAGTGATCTGAATCACGCGGAATATCCGGTGAACAACATCGTCCCGCTGATTGAAACCGTTCATGACCGGGCTGTGGTGGAAACCTTCCGCGGATGCACCCGGGGATGCCGGTTCTGTCAGGCCGGAATGATTTACCGTCCCGTTCGCGAGAGGAGCCGGGAAAACATTCTCAGGATCGCCGCGGAACAGCTGAAGCGTACAGGGCATGACGAGCTGGCGCTGCTGTCTCTCTCCACCAGCGATTATTCGGATTTTGAGGGTCTGGCCATGGACCTGACAAAGTACTGCCGGGAGCGCAACGTCTCTCTCTCTCTGCCGTCGCTGCGGCTGGACAGTTTCTCTTTCCAGGTGCTTGAGGAAATTCAGAAGTACAAGAAATCGGGTCTGACCTTCGCTCCGGAGGCGGGAACGCAGCGCCTGCGGGATGTGATCAACAAAGGAATCACCGAGGAGGATATCTACAGTGCGGTGGAACAGGCGATTGAACTCGGATGGCGTCATGTGAAGCTGTACTTCATGATCGGTCTGCCTTCTGAAACAGACGCGGATCTGGACGGAATCGCCGAAATCGCGAAGAATATCATCGCGATTCATAAGCGGTCCGGCCGGGGCGGACGCTTCAGCGTGACCGTGAGTATTTCCAACTTTGTTCCAAAGGCGCACACGCCGTTCCAGTGGTTTCCGCAGAATTCCACTGAGGAGTTCAAGCGGAAGCATGATTATCTGACGGAACGTCTCCGGATCAAGGGCGTCACATATAATTACCACGATGACGCCGTCAGCACCTGCGAGGCTGTGTTCGCCCGGGGCGACCGCCGGTGCGGACAGCTGCTGCTGAACGCACACCGGGCCGGATGCCGGTTCGACGGATGGAGTGAATATTTTGACCGCGACAAATGGGATGAGCTCCTGCGGAGCTGGGACGTTGACTACCGTTTTTACACAGAGAGGGAGCGATCCCTCGACGAGGTTTTCCCCTGGGATGTGATCGACAGCGGTGTGACAAAGGAATTTCTGCTCCGGGAGAATCGGAGGGCAGAGCAGGCGGTGACGACGGCGGATTGCCGCTCCGGCTGCTCAGGATGCGGCGTGAACCAATATACAGACTGCAGTCAGGAGGGATCTCATGTTTAA
- the obgE gene encoding GTPase ObgE, whose product MFVDRAKIEIRSGKGGNGAVSFRREPFVPEGGPDGGDGGKGGDIVIVADKNLRTLMDFRYKKKYAAENGQDGMKKKRFGRNGQDLIIKVPQGTVVIDEKTGLVMQDMVEDGQSFVAAKGGRGGKGNVHYKNSVRQAPNFAEAGTEARERTIILELKMIADVGLVGFPNVGKSSLLAVSTSARPKIENYHFTTIEPNLGVVHIHDTSFVMADIAGIIEGAHRGLGLGLKFLKHIERTRVLIHVVDVSGSEGRDPIEDFEKINSELLEYSESVARKPMLVAANKIDLIGEDAPEYLKFREYVESRGYRVFPLSAPIRQGVPELLDAALAELQKALAEPEPEPEYQYFDFETDDIDPDYREVYVTREKGAFVVTGKQLKKIFDSTNFNDFGSLRYLYKYIEKKGAIDKMIEMGLEEGDTIRIFDYEFEYYDEY is encoded by the coding sequence ATGTTTGTAGACAGAGCGAAAATTGAGATCCGATCCGGAAAGGGCGGAAACGGAGCCGTGTCCTTCCGCAGGGAACCCTTTGTTCCGGAAGGCGGTCCGGACGGCGGAGACGGAGGCAAGGGCGGAGATATCGTTATCGTCGCGGATAAGAATCTGCGAACCCTGATGGATTTCCGCTACAAAAAAAAATACGCCGCCGAGAACGGGCAGGACGGAATGAAGAAGAAGAGATTCGGCCGGAACGGACAGGATCTCATCATTAAAGTTCCGCAGGGGACTGTCGTTATCGATGAAAAGACAGGTCTGGTCATGCAGGACATGGTGGAGGACGGACAGTCCTTTGTCGCCGCCAAAGGAGGCCGCGGAGGCAAGGGGAACGTGCATTATAAAAATTCTGTCCGGCAGGCGCCGAACTTCGCGGAGGCCGGAACCGAGGCGCGGGAGCGCACGATCATTCTCGAACTGAAAATGATCGCGGACGTCGGGCTTGTGGGCTTCCCGAATGTCGGAAAATCCAGCCTTCTCGCGGTTTCCACCAGTGCGAGACCGAAGATTGAAAATTACCATTTCACGACGATTGAACCGAATCTAGGCGTGGTGCACATTCACGATACCAGCTTCGTGATGGCGGACATTGCGGGGATCATCGAGGGCGCTCACCGGGGACTCGGGCTCGGGCTGAAATTCCTGAAACACATCGAACGGACGCGGGTTCTGATACATGTCGTGGACGTATCCGGAAGCGAAGGGCGCGACCCTATTGAGGACTTTGAGAAGATCAACAGCGAGCTGCTGGAATACAGCGAGTCCGTAGCCCGCAAACCGATGCTCGTCGCCGCCAACAAAATCGATCTGATCGGTGAGGACGCGCCCGAATATCTGAAATTCAGGGAATACGTCGAGTCAAGGGGATACCGGGTGTTCCCGCTTTCCGCACCGATCCGTCAGGGAGTGCCGGAACTGCTGGATGCGGCGCTGGCCGAACTCCAGAAGGCGCTTGCGGAGCCGGAGCCGGAACCGGAGTATCAGTACTTCGACTTTGAAACGGACGATATCGACCCGGACTACCGGGAGGTGTATGTGACCCGGGAGAAGGGAGCCTTCGTCGTCACAGGAAAACAGCTGAAAAAGATTTTCGACTCCACCAATTTCAATGATTTCGGTTCTCTCCGGTATCTGTATAAATATATCGAGAAGAAGGGCGCCATCGATAAGATGATTGAAATGGGGCTGGAGGAAGGCGATACGATCCGCATCTTTGACTACGAATTTGAATATTATGACGAGTATTGA